A single region of the Methylocystis echinoides genome encodes:
- a CDS encoding transglycosylase domain-containing protein, whose translation MSRKPLIAAAVAVLATTLGGGAILARQALRDASLVAPPATQIVYDRSGAFLTQIGAVTHDDKGGKRVDYGYWPLARIPERVALATLVLEDRRFHAHAGVDPRAVMRAMWNNLTQSRRLEGASTIAMQVARMQAPGPRGFLTKVREAATGLALVATNGREATLAHYLRLAPYGLGSHGVAHAARFYFDRPVDDLSWAQVALLAALPQSPGRMNITRESGLRRAVTRARYAISQLERQGALDAAQADMARRELAAMRPFEAKRRPEALHLALRYERLAREGRVRAASPYDPRVHATIDLAVERETMQLARRYLSAFRSAGARQVAVMVAERGSNAILADVGSAAYDDPRAGAYDFTRVMRSPGSTLKPFIYALALERGALKPTDLLDDIPEGASGVANADGLYLGPLTPRQALANSRNVPATNLLRRVGLEENFDFLHQLGLHNLDAPAASFGVSMAIGALPTRLEDLMRAYAALADDGVMNALSFARDERKSAPRRVMSVDTARLVTSFLADPQARLPSFPRYGPLEYPFAVAVKTGTSQNYRDAWTLAFSHKYIVGVWLGRGDANGMRALAGANSAARLAHAVMTRLHGARPGEIAPETFAPPPDRIAVDLCRADAAPACAQTLREWVKPQEMTAAPATTAQHVDDAVEPGPLVIAAPEHNTHVWRNPEQPAALNRLALKLAGGAGATQILWIVDGAPFAVAQADETVFWPMTPGAHRIQARLALAPAASRPVRVTVE comes from the coding sequence ATGAGCCGCAAGCCTCTCATCGCCGCCGCTGTCGCCGTCCTCGCGACGACGCTCGGCGGCGGGGCGATCCTCGCGCGACAGGCGCTGCGCGACGCAAGTCTCGTCGCGCCGCCCGCGACACAGATCGTCTATGACCGCAGCGGCGCCTTTCTCACCCAGATCGGCGCCGTCACGCATGACGACAAGGGCGGCAAGCGCGTCGACTACGGCTATTGGCCGCTCGCGCGAATCCCCGAGCGCGTCGCGCTGGCGACGCTCGTTCTGGAGGACCGGCGCTTCCATGCGCATGCGGGCGTCGATCCCCGCGCCGTGATGCGCGCCATGTGGAACAATCTCACGCAGAGCCGGCGGCTGGAGGGCGCGTCGACCATCGCCATGCAGGTCGCGCGCATGCAGGCGCCCGGGCCGCGCGGTTTTCTCACCAAGGTGCGGGAGGCGGCGACCGGGCTCGCGCTCGTCGCAACGAACGGCCGCGAGGCGACGCTCGCCCATTATCTGCGCCTTGCGCCCTATGGTCTCGGAAGCCATGGCGTCGCCCACGCCGCGCGCTTCTATTTCGACAGGCCGGTCGATGATCTTTCCTGGGCGCAGGTCGCGCTGCTGGCCGCCCTTCCGCAATCGCCGGGGCGCATGAACATCACACGCGAAAGCGGGCTGCGCCGCGCCGTCACGCGCGCCCGTTACGCCATCTCGCAACTCGAAAGACAGGGCGCGCTCGACGCGGCGCAAGCCGACATGGCGCGGCGCGAACTCGCCGCCATGCGTCCCTTCGAGGCGAAGCGCCGGCCTGAGGCGCTCCATCTCGCCTTGCGCTACGAGCGCCTTGCGCGCGAGGGCCGCGTGCGCGCCGCGTCGCCCTACGATCCCCGCGTTCATGCGACCATCGATCTCGCCGTCGAGCGTGAAACGATGCAGCTCGCACGCCGCTATCTCTCGGCCTTCCGGAGCGCGGGCGCGCGACAGGTCGCCGTGATGGTCGCCGAGCGCGGCTCCAATGCGATCCTCGCCGACGTGGGCTCGGCGGCTTACGACGATCCGCGCGCGGGCGCCTATGATTTCACGCGCGTCATGCGCTCGCCCGGCTCGACGCTGAAGCCTTTCATTTATGCGCTGGCGCTGGAGCGCGGCGCGCTGAAGCCGACCGACCTTCTCGACGATATTCCGGAAGGCGCGTCCGGCGTCGCCAACGCCGACGGGCTTTATCTCGGCCCGCTGACGCCACGGCAGGCGCTCGCCAATTCGCGCAACGTGCCGGCGACGAACCTTCTGCGCCGCGTCGGGCTCGAAGAGAATTTCGACTTTCTGCACCAGCTCGGCCTGCACAATCTCGACGCGCCGGCGGCGAGCTTCGGCGTCTCCATGGCCATCGGCGCCTTGCCGACGCGGCTGGAAGATCTCATGCGCGCCTATGCGGCGCTTGCGGACGATGGCGTGATGAACGCGCTGTCCTTCGCGCGCGACGAACGAAAATCCGCCCCGCGGCGGGTGATGTCGGTCGACACGGCGCGACTCGTCACCTCTTTTCTTGCCGACCCGCAGGCGCGCCTGCCCTCTTTCCCGCGCTACGGGCCGCTGGAATATCCTTTCGCCGTGGCGGTGAAGACGGGCACCTCGCAGAATTATCGTGACGCATGGACACTGGCCTTCTCGCATAAATATATCGTCGGCGTGTGGCTCGGACGCGGCGACGCCAACGGCATGCGCGCGCTCGCCGGCGCCAATTCGGCGGCGCGGCTCGCCCATGCGGTGATGACGCGCCTGCATGGCGCGCGGCCGGGCGAGATCGCGCCAGAGACCTTCGCGCCGCCGCCCGACCGGATCGCCGTCGATCTCTGCCGCGCCGACGCCGCGCCCGCCTGCGCGCAGACACTGCGGGAATGGGTGAAGCCGCAGGAGATGACCGCCGCGCCCGCGACGACGGCGCAGCATGTTGACGACGCCGTCGAGCCCGGTCCGCTGGTGATCGCCGCGCCCGAACACAATACGCATGTCTGGCGCAACCCCGAGCAACCGGCGGCGTTGAACCGCCTCGCGCTGAAACTCGCCGGCGGGGCGGGCGCCACGCAAATTCTCTGGATCGTGGACGGCGCGCCTTTCGCGGTCGCGCAGGCCGACGAAACGGTGTTCTGGCCGATGACGCCCGGCGCCCACCGCATTCAGGCGCGGCTGGCGCTGGCGCCCGCCGCGTCGCGGCCTGTGCGCGTGACGGTGGAGTGA
- a CDS encoding metallophosphoesterase family protein, which translates to MLSSHRGAARRRLSGTLDDDGARGQNGTDTLKATIPEGMRLYAIGDIHGRADLLDRLALKIAADLAARPVAQASIVFLGDYVDRGLDSRGVLERLANADFPTPIVALRGNHEDVMLRFLDDTAMLPQWAMFGGLTTLASYGVDTGAEMARGGAPAVQAALLARFPQAHRRLLEETKLSAVYGDYFFCHAGVRPHVPLDRQDAGDLMWIRYEFLEYRGDFGKEIVHGHTPHVKVQSLENRINLDTHAYRSGVLTAVALEGVERRFIDTAG; encoded by the coding sequence ATGCTTTCTTCCCACCGCGGCGCCGCTCGCCGCCGCCTGTCCGGCACGTTAGATGATGATGGCGCGCGAGGCCAGAACGGGACGGATACTTTGAAGGCGACGATCCCAGAGGGAATGCGGCTCTACGCCATCGGCGACATCCATGGCCGCGCCGATCTGCTCGACCGGCTCGCGTTAAAGATCGCCGCCGATCTGGCGGCGCGCCCTGTCGCTCAGGCGTCGATTGTCTTCCTTGGCGATTATGTCGATCGCGGGCTCGATTCGCGTGGGGTTCTGGAGCGGCTGGCCAACGCCGATTTCCCAACGCCGATCGTCGCGCTGCGCGGCAACCACGAGGATGTGATGCTGCGCTTCCTCGACGACACGGCCATGTTGCCCCAATGGGCGATGTTCGGCGGGCTGACGACGCTCGCCTCCTATGGCGTCGACACGGGCGCGGAGATGGCGCGCGGCGGGGCGCCGGCCGTGCAGGCGGCCCTTCTGGCGCGCTTCCCGCAGGCGCATCGCCGCCTGCTGGAGGAGACGAAACTGAGCGCGGTTTACGGCGACTATTTCTTTTGTCACGCCGGGGTGCGGCCGCATGTGCCGCTCGATCGGCAGGATGCCGGTGATCTGATGTGGATTCGATATGAATTTCTGGAATATCGGGGCGATTTCGGGAAGGAGATCGTTCACGGCCACACGCCGCACGTGAAGGTTCAGAGCCTGGAGAACCGCATCAATCTCGACACGCACGCCTATCGAAGCGGCGTGCTGACGGCGGTCGCGCTGGAGGGCGTGGAGCGGCGGTTCATCGATACGGCGGGGTAG
- a CDS encoding multiheme c-type cytochrome, which yields MLEFGAVLRRRIRVGLFALVGATLAALAPAAAETPDETFKALGLSKSATPKELYEALTKRYHDEAQGAGKGSLSKYWEPIPISKYLNPQSFYKPPQTVDVDASRAQCVECHQQTTPGWTHSWQKSVHGNLDDIRKLPDSDSRAYKKAMIKEVETNLQSMGKLKSGEALKEVGCIDCHIGVGADHGSHKAELKMPDAAACGQCHVQQFAERESERDTFTWPQDQWKPGHPSHALSYKANVENAIWAAMEQREVAEGCTFCHTPQTTCNSCHTRHEFSAVEARKPQACAQCHNGVDHNEFEGYMLSKHGTVYQARGDKWDWNARLADALDKGNMNAPTCQFCHMEYEGKFTHNMVRKARWAFMPMPKIAENLNHPWFTQRKESWVSTCSNCHSDSFARAYLDMMDKGVISGLDITEKSRSVLVKLYNDKLLPGQTTNRPAPPAPEKDEAGGFFQLFWQKGNNPSAVEYEFAEMWEHHQIKHYKALAHMNPGGYTYSEGWSQLIKSAARINDEDTKLREAAAIRAELKRISGEKRGDLELDTPARRAWAAGLGALAVLVGAGLLLRRKP from the coding sequence ATGTTGGAATTTGGAGCGGTTCTTCGCCGTCGCATCCGCGTCGGCCTTTTCGCGCTGGTCGGCGCGACACTGGCGGCGCTCGCGCCCGCCGCAGCGGAGACGCCAGACGAGACCTTCAAGGCGCTCGGCCTCTCCAAATCCGCCACGCCCAAGGAGCTCTATGAGGCGCTGACCAAGCGCTATCATGACGAGGCCCAGGGCGCCGGCAAGGGCTCGCTCTCCAAATACTGGGAGCCGATCCCGATCTCCAAATATCTGAATCCGCAAAGCTTCTACAAGCCGCCGCAGACGGTGGACGTCGACGCCTCGCGCGCGCAATGCGTCGAGTGCCATCAGCAGACCACCCCCGGCTGGACGCATAGCTGGCAGAAGAGCGTCCACGGCAATCTGGACGACATTCGCAAGCTGCCGGACAGCGACTCTCGCGCCTACAAGAAGGCGATGATCAAGGAGGTCGAGACGAACCTCCAGTCGATGGGCAAGCTCAAGTCCGGCGAGGCGCTGAAGGAGGTCGGCTGTATCGACTGCCATATCGGCGTCGGCGCCGATCACGGCAGCCACAAGGCCGAGCTGAAGATGCCGGACGCCGCCGCCTGCGGCCAGTGCCATGTCCAGCAATTCGCCGAGCGCGAGTCGGAGCGCGACACCTTCACCTGGCCGCAGGACCAGTGGAAGCCGGGCCATCCCTCGCATGCGCTGTCGTACAAGGCCAATGTCGAGAACGCCATCTGGGCGGCGATGGAGCAGCGCGAGGTCGCGGAAGGCTGCACCTTCTGTCACACGCCGCAGACCACCTGCAACAGCTGCCATACGCGTCACGAATTCTCGGCGGTCGAGGCCCGCAAGCCGCAGGCCTGCGCGCAGTGCCACAATGGCGTCGACCACAATGAATTCGAGGGCTACATGCTCTCCAAGCACGGCACGGTCTATCAGGCGCGCGGCGACAAGTGGGACTGGAACGCCCGTCTCGCGGATGCGCTGGACAAGGGCAATATGAACGCCCCGACCTGCCAGTTCTGCCACATGGAATATGAGGGCAAGTTCACCCACAATATGGTGCGCAAGGCGCGCTGGGCCTTCATGCCGATGCCCAAGATCGCCGAGAACCTCAACCATCCGTGGTTCACGCAGCGCAAGGAGTCGTGGGTTTCGACCTGCTCCAACTGTCACTCCGACAGCTTTGCGCGCGCCTATCTCGACATGATGGACAAGGGCGTGATCTCCGGCCTCGACATCACCGAGAAGTCGCGCAGCGTGCTGGTGAAGCTCTACAACGACAAGCTGCTGCCGGGCCAGACGACGAACCGTCCGGCCCCGCCGGCGCCGGAGAAGGACGAGGCCGGCGGCTTCTTCCAGCTCTTCTGGCAGAAGGGCAACAACCCCTCGGCCGTGGAGTATGAGTTCGCCGAGATGTGGGAGCACCACCAGATCAAGCACTACAAGGCGCTCGCCCATATGAACCCCGGTGGCTACACCTATTCGGAAGGCTGGTCGCAGCTCATCAAGAGCGCCGCGCGCATCAACGACGAGGACACGAAGCTGCGCGAAGCCGCCGCGATCCGCGCCGAGCTGAAGCGCATCTCCGGCGAGAAGCGCGGCGATCTGGAGCTGGATACGCCGGCGCGTCGCGCCTGGGCGGCCGGTCTCGGCGCGCTCGCGGTGCTCGTCGGCGCCGGGCTGCTGCTGCGCCGGAAGCCGTAA
- the haoB gene encoding hydroxylamine oxidation protein HaoB codes for MQRTLGAALVASGLALLGWVAWSTLHPTPPYALTLAAAPADAVKEVSVLGLAPETLQRVEITSPDERRPIASGLIAHEGERLVPLVWRNEVTEPILFADVSAADMTKVLAAIRAHAPEGSVVLAWWDLSRAIRLATKKDAPLDDPQARGLQIPPTWMDAREAESRRFGAGAPSQAAEGFGQFIDALLSDETRGAAALARLAGGKPAYVAVHISDVWKAAAARPGRLSVAYKDFPSAGVSHGVIKSATQWMREQKIDGGFAAEPMDGATRLHYFQRRQDSDTLIAKLLPFSTSNPMQLDRLELVYQHKGWWVYRLKA; via the coding sequence ATGCAACGCACCCTCGGCGCGGCCCTTGTCGCCAGCGGCCTCGCCCTCCTCGGCTGGGTCGCCTGGTCGACCCTTCACCCGACGCCCCCTTATGCGCTGACGCTGGCCGCCGCGCCGGCGGACGCCGTGAAGGAGGTGTCCGTCCTTGGGCTGGCGCCCGAGACCTTGCAGCGCGTCGAGATCACGAGCCCGGACGAGCGCCGCCCGATCGCCTCGGGTCTCATCGCGCATGAGGGCGAGCGGCTCGTTCCACTCGTCTGGCGCAATGAGGTGACCGAGCCGATCCTCTTCGCCGACGTCTCCGCCGCCGACATGACGAAGGTCCTCGCCGCCATCCGCGCGCACGCGCCGGAAGGCTCTGTCGTGCTGGCCTGGTGGGATCTCTCCCGCGCCATTCGCCTTGCGACAAAAAAAGACGCGCCGCTCGACGATCCGCAGGCGCGCGGTCTGCAAATCCCTCCGACATGGATGGACGCGCGCGAGGCCGAAAGCCGTCGCTTTGGCGCCGGCGCGCCCTCCCAGGCGGCCGAGGGCTTCGGCCAGTTCATCGACGCGCTGCTCTCGGACGAAACGCGGGGCGCGGCCGCGCTCGCGCGACTGGCCGGCGGCAAGCCCGCCTATGTCGCCGTGCATATTTCAGACGTGTGGAAAGCCGCCGCGGCGCGACCCGGCCGCCTGTCTGTCGCCTATAAGGATTTTCCCTCAGCGGGCGTGTCGCATGGCGTCATCAAATCTGCGACGCAATGGATGCGCGAGCAGAAGATCGACGGCGGCTTCGCGGCCGAGCCGATGGATGGCGCGACGCGGCTGCATTACTTCCAGCGCAGGCAGGACAGCGACACGCTGATCGCAAAGCTCCTGCCCTTCTCGACATCCAATCCGATGCAGCTCGACCGGCTTGAACTCGTTTACCAGCACAAGGGCTGGTGGGTTTACCGTCTCAAGGCGTGA
- a CDS encoding PLP-dependent aminotransferase family protein, translating into MSIATLSRSSPVVRSGHVQLSIILKESEKATLQTQIFDQIRTMILNGQLRGDDPLPTTRELSAQLGVSRNTAVLAYERLIAEGYIRTKPYVGTFVSPDLPDTAFLSAGVEAPGAVKADASAESAEGAEEAPHLRTHRLADPKRRRLVADFWVGRPDSRTFPLKAWGQHIKARLKSAGTKLTTYSDPAGLLELRQAIAKHLAPARGIVCDPDQIIIVGGCQDGFNLVGRLLVKPGSTAVVESPCYQGAAFVLESLGAKLHPVPVDHDGLDVSQLPHAQGALAYVTPSHQYPIGVTMSLQRRIELLSWATQYDAYIMEDDYDSDFRFVGSPLTALKGLDRNERVIYLGTFSKCMGPGLRLGYVVAPRRLVESFRRMKMLMNNGQSWLEQAAMADFMASGEFGRHLRRIRQLYRERRDALLEALHKHFGECEIYGEQAGMHLVWKLPDSFPSAEEVEAKGLAAGVGVISLATGSALRFDRNDGGDRLLMLGFVALSEKEIQEGVARLATALKG; encoded by the coding sequence ATGAGCATTGCTACCCTTAGTCGTTCCTCTCCGGTTGTCAGAAGCGGCCATGTGCAGTTGTCGATCATTTTGAAGGAATCGGAGAAGGCGACTCTCCAGACGCAGATCTTCGACCAGATCCGCACCATGATTCTGAATGGCCAGTTGCGCGGCGACGATCCGTTGCCGACGACGCGCGAGCTCAGCGCCCAGCTTGGCGTTTCGCGCAATACGGCTGTCCTTGCGTACGAGCGGCTGATCGCCGAGGGCTATATCCGCACCAAGCCCTATGTCGGCACCTTCGTCTCGCCCGATCTTCCCGATACGGCCTTTCTGTCAGCGGGCGTCGAGGCGCCGGGCGCGGTCAAGGCCGACGCTTCCGCCGAATCGGCGGAGGGCGCGGAAGAGGCGCCGCATCTGCGCACCCATCGGCTCGCTGATCCGAAGCGGCGGCGTCTCGTCGCCGATTTCTGGGTTGGCAGGCCGGATTCGCGCACCTTTCCGCTCAAGGCCTGGGGGCAGCATATCAAGGCGCGCCTCAAATCGGCCGGAACCAAGCTCACGACCTACAGCGATCCGGCGGGCCTCCTGGAACTGCGTCAGGCCATCGCCAAACATCTCGCGCCGGCGCGCGGCATTGTCTGCGACCCGGATCAGATCATCATTGTCGGCGGCTGTCAGGACGGTTTCAATCTGGTCGGGCGTCTGCTGGTCAAGCCCGGCTCGACGGCCGTCGTCGAGTCGCCCTGCTATCAGGGCGCCGCTTTCGTCCTGGAAAGTCTCGGCGCAAAGCTGCACCCGGTGCCGGTCGATCACGACGGGCTGGACGTGTCGCAATTGCCCCATGCGCAAGGGGCGCTCGCCTATGTGACGCCGTCGCACCAATATCCGATCGGCGTGACGATGAGCCTGCAACGGCGCATCGAACTGCTTTCATGGGCGACGCAATATGACGCCTATATCATGGAGGACGACTACGACAGCGACTTCCGCTTCGTGGGCTCGCCGCTGACCGCGCTCAAGGGTTTGGACCGAAACGAGCGGGTCATTTATCTCGGCACCTTCTCCAAATGCATGGGCCCGGGTTTGCGGCTCGGCTATGTGGTCGCGCCGCGCCGTCTGGTCGAGAGCTTCCGCCGCATGAAGATGCTCATGAACAACGGGCAGAGCTGGCTGGAGCAGGCGGCCATGGCCGATTTCATGGCGAGCGGCGAATTCGGCCGCCACCTGCGTCGCATTCGCCAGCTCTACCGCGAGCGCCGCGACGCGCTGCTCGAGGCGCTGCACAAGCATTTCGGCGAATGCGAAATCTATGGCGAGCAGGCCGGCATGCATCTCGTGTGGAAGTTGCCGGACAGTTTCCCCAGCGCCGAGGAAGTGGAGGCGAAGGGACTTGCGGCCGGCGTCGGCGTCATCTCGCTGGCGACGGGCTCGGCGCTGCGCTTCGACAGGAACGATGGCGGCGACCGCTTGCTGATGCTGGGCTTCGTCGCGCTCTCGGAGAAAGAGATTCAGGAAGGCGTCGCGCGGCTGGCGACGGCGTTGAAGGGGTAG
- a CDS encoding efflux transporter outer membrane subunit yields MTRLRRRLATQAASILALMAMAALSACNVGPDFATPPTPEAKHFTPEPTASPGEGQRFAENRDIPADWWTVFKSKPLDSLVRESLQNNPSLHAAEAAVRVAYFNAEAQKGGFSPQIFFNSNDSTNLQSNDRALSSINQTIYNQMYPSPANVLYNLPVPNVQNPPTANYALLLKQFTISYTPDIWGGIARSVESAQAQTEQQRWQYEAAQLALTTNVIVAAIQEASIRGQIDATNHIITILRESLEILNRQYSFGSIAKADVIAQEAALAQAEETLPPLEKQLAIQRDLLTALAGRYTFEGPGESFQLASFKLPATVPVSVPSKLVAQRPDVRAAEAALHQASANVGVATANRLPNITLSANLGASAFKVTELFMPGTGLYTAAANISQPIFDGMTLLNKQKAAEAALEQADAQYRSTVVNAFQNVTDSLRALQADAKAVSTARKSEDAAKRNLDIVRMQLKYGQVSQIAVLYAQRTYLIASLSLVQAEATRLSDTAALFMALGGGWWNR; encoded by the coding sequence ATGACGCGCCTGCGCCGCCGCCTCGCGACACAAGCCGCGTCGATCCTAGCCCTGATGGCCATGGCGGCGCTTTCCGCGTGCAATGTTGGCCCCGACTTCGCGACTCCGCCCACGCCGGAGGCAAAACATTTCACGCCCGAGCCAACCGCCTCGCCGGGGGAGGGCCAGCGTTTCGCGGAAAACAGGGACATTCCCGCCGACTGGTGGACGGTTTTCAAATCGAAGCCGCTCGACTCGCTGGTGCGTGAGTCGCTGCAGAACAATCCGTCGCTCCATGCCGCGGAAGCGGCTGTGCGCGTCGCCTATTTCAATGCGGAAGCCCAGAAAGGCGGCTTCTCGCCGCAGATCTTCTTCAACTCGAACGACAGCACCAATCTCCAGTCGAACGATCGCGCGCTGTCCTCAATCAATCAGACTATTTACAACCAGATGTATCCGTCGCCGGCGAATGTTCTTTACAATTTGCCGGTTCCCAATGTCCAAAATCCGCCGACTGCGAATTATGCGCTGCTCCTCAAGCAGTTCACCATTTCCTACACGCCGGACATCTGGGGCGGCATCGCGCGGTCGGTCGAGTCGGCGCAGGCGCAGACCGAACAGCAGCGCTGGCAATACGAGGCCGCGCAACTCGCCCTGACGACCAATGTGATCGTCGCGGCCATACAGGAAGCGTCGATCCGTGGTCAGATCGACGCCACGAATCACATCATCACCATCTTGCGTGAAAGCCTCGAAATTCTGAACCGGCAATATTCGTTCGGCTCCATCGCGAAGGCCGACGTGATCGCGCAGGAGGCGGCGCTGGCGCAGGCCGAGGAAACGCTGCCGCCGCTCGAAAAGCAGCTCGCCATTCAGCGCGATCTGCTGACGGCGCTCGCCGGCCGCTATACTTTCGAGGGGCCGGGCGAAAGCTTTCAGCTTGCGAGTTTCAAATTGCCGGCGACCGTGCCGGTGTCCGTGCCATCGAAGCTCGTGGCGCAGCGGCCCGACGTTCGGGCGGCGGAGGCCGCGCTGCATCAGGCTTCCGCCAATGTCGGCGTGGCGACCGCCAACCGTCTGCCCAACATCACCCTCTCCGCCAACCTCGGCGCCAGCGCCTTCAAGGTGACGGAACTGTTCATGCCCGGCACGGGGCTCTACACCGCCGCGGCCAACATCAGTCAGCCCATTTTCGATGGGATGACGCTGCTCAACAAGCAGAAGGCGGCCGAGGCCGCGCTCGAGCAGGCCGATGCGCAATACCGCAGTACGGTGGTCAACGCCTTCCAGAACGTCACGGACTCGCTGCGCGCCTTGCAGGCCGACGCCAAGGCGGTGTCGACGGCGCGCAAATCCGAGGACGCCGCCAAACGAAACCTCGACATCGTGCGGATGCAGCTCAAATACGGGCAGGTCTCGCAGATCGCGGTCCTCTACGCCCAGCGCACTTATCTGATCGCCTCGCTCTCGCTCGTGCAGGCGGAGGCGACGCGGCTTTCCGATACGGCGGCGCTTTTCATGGCGCTGGGCGGCGGCTGGTGGAATCGCTGA